In Magnetococcales bacterium, the DNA window GTTTGGGCCAGGAGGGTTTTACCGGAGCCGGTGGGACCGATCAGCAGGACGTTGCTTTTGACGATCTCCACGTCATCCTTGTGCAGATCCCGGGTTTCCAGGCGTTTATAGTGATTGTAGACCGCCACGGAGAGGACTTTCTTGGCATGGTCCTGACCCACGACATACTCATCCAGCACTTTTTTGATGTGGAAGGGATTGGGAACCCCCATTTTTTTTTCCGTGAGCAGGGTTCCCTTGTCTTCGCGGATGATCTCCGTACACAGATCCACGCATTCATCGCAGATGAACACGGAGGGGCCTGCAATCAGCTTGCGTGCTTCATGCTGATTTTTGCCACAGAAAGAACAGTGCAAAATGCTGCCCGATTCGGGGGGATTCTTGTTGCCCATGGATCTTTCTTCGTAATTGGTGCCGACAAGTGGATCCAATACCAGACATGGCCACCGACAGGGATGGCGACCCGTCTGGACTCAGGTTTCGGCGTTTTCGGGTACTTCCCGGCGGGTGATGACACGGTCCGCCAGACCGTACTGACAGCACTCATCGCTGGTCATGAAATAATCCCGTTCCACATCCAAGGCGATGCGTTCCAGGGGTTGGCCGGTATGATGGGCCAGAACGTGATTCAGGCGTTCCCGGATGCGCAACATTTCCCGGGCGTGAATTTCCACATCGGATGCCTGGCCCTGGAATCCACCTGAGGGTTGATGGATCATGACGCGCGAATTGGGCAGAACCAAGCGTTTGTTTTTGGCACCGGCGGCCAGAAGCAAGGCTCCCATGCTGGCGGCCTGACCGATGCAGAGGGTACTGACATCGGGGCGGATGAACTGCATGGTGTCGTAGATGGCCATGCCTGCCGTCACCACGCCTCCGGGGCTGTTGATGTAGAGGTGGATGTCTTTTTCCGGATTTTCTGATTCGAGATAAAGCAGTTGGGCGATTACCAGATTGGCGTTGGCATCGTTGATGCCGCCAACGATGAAAACCACCCGCTCCTTCAGCAACCGGGAGTAGATATCGTAGGCGCGTTCACCCCGATTGGTGGTCTCTATGACCATGGGAACCAGGTTCATCGGTGTATCCCTTTCCTTGTGTCGCACCGTTGTTCCGGATCGATTCTGTCAAAACAAGGTGCGATCATTTCATGCAAGATCGGCACCACATTTTCTTCATCCCCATGTATCTTGTTGGGTAATCCTGAAGGTTCAAAGCCACTCCCGGGAGTTTGTCCCATTTTGACTGGCTCAGGAACAGTTATGCACGTCCAGGAATCAAATGGCAATGGCTTTCTGCCGTTCCTTCAATTCCTTCAGGGTACATTTTTCTTCGGTGATCTTTCCCTGGGCCACGAGCCAGTCCAGGACCTTGTGTTCCAGGACGGTGCTGACGATTTCGCTGCGACGTTCCTTGTTTTCTTCGAAGTATTTACGCATCTGGGCGGCATGTTCGCCGAACTGGAGGACCATTTTGTCCAGGTAGGCGGATATGGAGGCTTCG includes these proteins:
- the clpP gene encoding ATP-dependent Clp endopeptidase proteolytic subunit ClpP encodes the protein MNLVPMVIETTNRGERAYDIYSRLLKERVVFIVGGINDANANLVIAQLLYLESENPEKDIHLYINSPGGVVTAGMAIYDTMQFIRPDVSTLCIGQAASMGALLLAAGAKNKRLVLPNSRVMIHQPSGGFQGQASDVEIHAREMLRIRERLNHVLAHHTGQPLERIALDVERDYFMTSDECCQYGLADRVITRREVPENAET